CGACTGATGCAGCCCCCAGCAGAGCTGCTGGCCATCAGCGCTGCTCTAGCCGCTGCGGTCCGGCCGCTTCCAGACTTGTCCTTGCTGGCACGGGCGTACGAGTTCGGCGGTCTTCCCGAGACCGTTCGCCGGATCAGTTTGGGCCTTGAAGCCGCGAGGATGCTGGCGGAGGTCGAACTCGAAGAGGCGGAGAATATCTCGTCGGACGTTGCGCATCAGGCTGAGTCTCAACTCGTCGAGATCATACCGGCCGAAGCCCTGGACGGACTCCGCCGAGTGCAGTTTGCGCCCCTCGTGTTGCTCGATCAGGTTCTTCGGAATCCGGAGCTGATGCACCGACTTGGCGCGCGTGATTTCGAGGGCTTTGTAGCGGCGCTCGTTGAGCAGCTTGGATTCGAGCAGGTGGTGTTGACCCCACGATCAGGAGACGAAGGCCGCGACGTTCTTGCCATCAAGAATGTGCACGGCATAGAGATACTGTTCGCGTTCGAATGCAAGCGCTATTCGCCGGGCAGACCAGTCGGCCCTGAGATCGCGCGAGCGCTTCTGGGCACAATCATGCATGGCAACACCCGGGCCGCGAAAGGTGTTCTCGTAACCACATCGCATTTCACGCCAGCCACAAGGCGCTTCATCCTGACCGAGCCTGCGCTTGACGGCAAGGACTTCGATGGAGTCGTTAGCTGGCTACATGAGTATGGCAGGAGGAGTCCATCCACCTAATTAAGGCTCAGTGCGTGCGGGCAGGGGACAGTGATATGCGTGCCGAATATGATTTTAGGAACAAGCAGGGTCAGATCTTGTGTTGTGCGTGCCGATGAGCTAGATTTGGTGGCATGGCCCGCCCGCTTCGCCTTGAATTTCCGGGGGCGCTGTACCACGTCACCGCTCGGGGGAACGCCCGCCACGCCATCGTTCTCGACGACCAGGACCGGCAGCGGTTTCTCGATGTGCTGGCGCGTGTGGTCGACCGCTTTCACCTGCTGCTTCACGCCTATTGCCTGATGGACAACCACTACCATCTGCTGGTGGAAACGCCGGAGGCGAATCTCTCGAAGGCCATGCGCCAGCTCAACGGCGTGTATACCCAAGCCTTTAACCGCCGCCACCGGCGAGTGGGCCATGTGCTCCAAGGCCGCTTCAAGGCCATTGTGGTGGACCGGGACAGCTATCTGCTGGAGCTGTGCCGGTACGTGGTCCTCAATCCGGTGCGCGCGAAAAGCACCCGCAAACCAGAGACGTATGCATGGTCCAGCTACCGGGCCACAGCTGGCCTCGCCGCCACGCCACCGTTTCTGGCCGTGGATTGGCTGCTCTCCCAATTCGGCCGCCAGCGCCTGGCCGCTCAGCGAAAGTATCGGGCCTTCGTCGCCGAGGGCATGGGGCAGGGCTCCCCATGGGAGCACGTGCAGGGGCAGGTGCTGCTCGGGAGCGAGCGGTTCATCGACCGGCTTCGGGTGGGGCTACAGGACAAGCGCGCCCTTCAGGAGATTCCCCGAGAGCAACGATTTGCCGCCCGGCCGAAGCTCAGCCACCTGTTTGCCGCCCGACTCGGCACCGACCGCATGCGCCGCAACGAGGTCATCCGCCGTGCCCACGTGGACTACGGCTACAGCTTGTCCGAGATCGGGCAGGCGGTGGGCTTGCACTATTCGACCATCAGCCGGATCGTGAATCGGCAGGACACCGATAATGCACATAACAAGACCTGACCCCACTTGTGACTTCGCTTTCTTGTGACTTCGTGAATCGGCAGGACACCGATAATGCACATAACAAGACCTGACCCCACTTGTGACTTCGCTTTTACAGCCCCTCGCACGTTCTTGTGGAGCCTGTCACCGTCAGACTGGGAACGCGTTCATGACCTCCTGGAGCCGTTCTGCCACGCCCTTCCTCCGGGTTACTTCCAATACCTCCATGAACACGATGGGACTGAAGTCATCTACTCCACCGTTCGAGGGTGGTAGTCATGCGGCCCAACGAGGCGCTGAACAAGGTTAAAAGGGGTCGGGAGTCATTGTTTGACCCCTGGAAGCGATCATGGTGTTGGAATGACCTTAAGGTAGTGCTTGATGACTGTGACCTGCCGGGCTCGCTCCTAACGAATCGTAGGATATGAGGGACCGGATCACAGGAACGATCGCGTAAGGTGCAGCCTCGAGCGAATGGACTGAAGTAAAAGGGCAGGTGTCTCAGGTCTTGGTGGCAGGCGCAACCGGCGCTTCTTCGACCTTGACGGTCTTGCGCCACTCCTCCACGATGGCGTCACGCTCTTGCATGGTCATGCCGGCGTACTTCAGAAACATCTGAAGTCCGCGGCGGCGGCGCCAGGTGAGAAAATCAACGAAATGGGGTCTGCAGATCGCGCCGGTGCCCGCCGGCGCATAGGGCTTCCCGCTGCAATCCTGGATCACACAACGTTCGCTCATCATGGGGTTCACCTTCCAGCTCTTAGTATGCCCAACGCTGTTCTCGGAAAGCAACCGGCCTGAAACCTCCCTGTAATGTACCTCCCTCACACTTGCCTTGACCCTCGCGGCTCCTTCCGGTAAACGACTGAGCAGTATGTTTGGTAGTCGTCCAATCTTTTCCCGGCCTGTCAGTCTTGCCGCCGGCCTATTCACTGTTCTGGCGAGTTGCGCTCCAACCTACAAGGAGGGTCTGCCGCCCGGCAGTCCGTTCGCGGAGGCGGCAGAGGCTCCCCTTTCCTCTTCCTCGTTTCCGCAGGGGATCGCCAGCGGGGATGTCACGGACCATACGGCGGTGATCTGGACCAGGACCGACGGGCCGCAGGTCGTTCAAGCCGAATGGTGGGAAGAACAGGGAAGCCTCACCGGTGATTCGGTGCAAGACCGAGTTCAGGCGCAACACCATCCGGAGGTTGGCGCCGGACAAACGACGGCGCTCCAGGCCACCAGTGCCGCTGACGATTATACGGTGAAGGTGCTCGTGACCGGGCTCCGGCCTTCGACGAGGTATCGCTATCGGTTCTGGGCTGCGGCCGGAG
The DNA window shown above is from Nitrospira tepida and carries:
- a CDS encoding restriction endonuclease, giving the protein MSYWDSFREIQRVADNMSAAQDQIRAYLESRPRIADVMAEMLSARTLLDEIERTQRLMQPPAELLAISAALAAAVRPLPDLSLLARAYEFGGLPETVRRISLGLEAARMLAEVELEEAENISSDVAHQAESQLVEIIPAEALDGLRRVQFAPLVLLDQVLRNPELMHRLGARDFEGFVAALVEQLGFEQVVLTPRSGDEGRDVLAIKNVHGIEILFAFECKRYSPGRPVGPEIARALLGTIMHGNTRAAKGVLVTTSHFTPATRRFILTEPALDGKDFDGVVSWLHEYGRRSPST
- a CDS encoding transposase, producing the protein MARPLRLEFPGALYHVTARGNARHAIVLDDQDRQRFLDVLARVVDRFHLLLHAYCLMDNHYHLLVETPEANLSKAMRQLNGVYTQAFNRRHRRVGHVLQGRFKAIVVDRDSYLLELCRYVVLNPVRAKSTRKPETYAWSSYRATAGLAATPPFLAVDWLLSQFGRQRLAAQRKYRAFVAEGMGQGSPWEHVQGQVLLGSERFIDRLRVGLQDKRALQEIPREQRFAARPKLSHLFAARLGTDRMRRNEVIRRAHVDYGYSLSEIGQAVGLHYSTISRIVNRQDTDNAHNKT